In Candidatus Methylomirabilis limnetica, the following are encoded in one genomic region:
- the rfaE2 gene encoding D-glycero-beta-D-manno-heptose 1-phosphate adenylyltransferase has translation MTVGIDKIRTLCELDAIVRQRRALGERVVFTNGCFDLLHRGHTRLLQQARALGDLLIVGLNSDASVRLLKGPLRPVLSQDERAELLSALTSVDYVVIFEEPDPRCVIEALEPDVLVKGADWAKEEVVGRETVERRGGRVVTIPLVEGSSTSSIMRRIMEMAPPQHAES, from the coding sequence ATGACGGTCGGCATCGATAAGATCAGGACGCTCTGCGAACTGGATGCCATCGTCCGGCAGCGCCGAGCGCTGGGAGAGCGTGTGGTCTTTACCAATGGTTGTTTCGATCTGCTCCACCGGGGACATACCCGCTTGTTGCAGCAAGCGAGAGCGCTGGGTGACCTGCTGATCGTCGGCCTGAACAGTGATGCGTCGGTTCGGCTTCTCAAGGGGCCACTGCGGCCTGTACTCTCGCAGGATGAGCGGGCAGAGTTGCTCTCGGCCCTCACCTCGGTTGACTACGTGGTGATCTTCGAGGAGCCGGACCCGCGCTGCGTCATCGAAGCGCTTGAGCCCGATGTATTGGTAAAGGGCGCCGACTGGGCGAAGGAAGAGGTCGTTGGCCGCGAGACGGTAGAGAGGCGTGGTGGACGGGTCGTCACGATCCCGTTGGTGGAGGGCTCTTCCACAAGCAGCATCATGCGTCGTATCATGGAGATGGCGCCTCCGCAACACGCTGAAAGCT